The following coding sequences are from one Sciurus carolinensis chromosome 11, mSciCar1.2, whole genome shotgun sequence window:
- the LOC124959197 gene encoding olfactory receptor 4P4-like encodes MEIQRNISEFILLGLSDYKNVQIFCFILFLLCFVALLVGNSLILISILCNPLFHQPMYYFLSQLSFLDICYTSSVTPKLISDLLEGTKTISYGYCMFQVFTTHFFGSIEIFIITTMAFDHYIAICRPLHYMRIMNRTKCNFLILAAWVGGAAHSFPQLSMTMHLPFCGPNEIYHYFCDIFPLLKIACTDTYVIGVLVVVSSGVILLVIFVILFLSYAVILFTLRNHSAEGRPKALSTCASHISVVVLFFMPAIYSYLRPHAAFPEDKVLALFYTIIAPMFNPLIYTLRNTEMKNAVGKVWCHILFSKET; translated from the coding sequence ATGGAAATCCAGAGAAACATCTCAGAATTCATTCTTCTGGGACTTTCTGATTACAAGAATGTGCAAATATTTTGCTTCATCCTGTTCTTACTCTGTTTTGTTGCCCTGCTGGTAGGAAACTCTCTGATTCTCATTTCCATTCTATGTAACCCTCTTTTCCACCAACCCATGTACTATTTCCTTAGCCAGTTATCATTTCTGGATATCTGCTATACCTCCAGTGTTACACCCAAATTGATCAGTGACCTGCTAGAGGGGACCAAAACCATTTCCTATGGTTATTGTATGTTCCAGGTCTTTACCACACACTTCTTTGGCAGCATTGAGATCTTCATTATTACAACCATGGCTTTTGATCACTACATTGCCATCTGCAGACCTCTCCACTACATGAGGATCATGAACAGGACAAAATGCAACTTCCTAATTTTAGCTGCCTGGGTTGGTGGGGCTGCCCATTCTTTTCCTCAATTATCTATGACAATGCACTTGCCTTTCTGTGGTCCAAATGAAATCTATCActacttttgtgatatttttcctttgctaaaaATTGCCTGTACAGATACCTATGTGATCGGTGTCCTTGTGGTTGTCAGTTCAGGAGTGATCCTATTAgtcatatttgttattttatttctctcttatgCTGTTATTTTGTTCACTTTAAGGAATCACTCAGCTGAAGGAAGACCTAAAGCCCTCTCTACCTGTGCATCTCATATCTCAGTGGTAGTCTTATTTTTTATGCCAGCCATCTATTCCTACCTTAGACCTCATGCTGCTTTCCCTGAGGATAAAGTGCTTGCATTATTTTACACAATCATCGCTCCCATGTTCAATCCCTTGATATATACTTTGAGAAATACCGAGATGAAAAATGCTGTGGGAAAAGTTTGGTGTCATATTCTGTTCTCAAAGGAAAcatag